The Antedon mediterranea chromosome 7, ecAntMedi1.1, whole genome shotgun sequence genome has a segment encoding these proteins:
- the LOC140054103 gene encoding paraneoplastic antigen Ma3 homolog: MEVVYGSTLTGEELFHQFFSIEQKTGETPSHYLTRLQDSLRHVLQKGGISEDRMNAAILKQFIRGNIFEPLLLVDLRLRELQEAPPTYLTLLGKVRRWEEETSNRQMKAKGQSRNAVAASHSVQNNDLIERMSRIEKMLKQSTLGSTHTQQQSQQSQPESKPHQQKTQWQGRGRRQPSDFPKFCYNCGENGHIKRNCAKEVNAALVNEKLISHLHNQGNSNGHLKGGSQMSKKND, from the coding sequence ATGGAGGTAGTGTATGGCTCAACGCTTACAGGTGAAGAATTGTTCCACCAATTCTTTTCGATTGAGCAAAAGACAGGGGAAACGCCATCACATTACCTCACACGACTGCAGGATTCTTTACGACATGTTCTGCAAAAGGGAGGTATATCAGAAGACAGGATGAATGCCGCAATTCTGAAGCAGTTCATAAGGGGCAACATCTTCGAACCATTGCTGTTAGTGGACTTGCGTTTAAGAGAATTACAAGAAGCACCACCAACATATCTTACCCTACTAGGAAAAGTGAGACGATGGGAGGAAGAAACATCAAATAGACAGATGAAGGCTAAAGGGCAAAGCCGCAACGCAGTGGCTGCATCTCATTCAGTCCAAAATAACGATTTGATTGAGCGAATGAGCAGAATtgagaaaatgttaaaacaatcgACTCTAGGCAGTACTCATACCCAGCAACAAAGTCAACAATCTCAACCAGAATCAAAACCACATCAACAAAAGACCCAATGGCAAGGTAGGGGACGACGACAACCATCTGACTTCCCTAAATTCTGCTACAACTGCGGCGAAAATGGCCATATTAAACGTAATTGTGCCAAAGAAGTAAATGCTGCATTAGTTAACGAGAAATTGATTAGCCATCTGCACAACCAGGGAAACTCCAACGGACATTTGAAGGGGGGCAGTCAGATGTCAAAGAAGAACGATTAG